One genomic window of Punica granatum isolate Tunisia-2019 chromosome 1, ASM765513v2, whole genome shotgun sequence includes the following:
- the LOC116196615 gene encoding uncharacterized protein LOC116196615 isoform X2: MSGRGKGGKGLGKGGAKRHRKVLRDNIQGITKTFSRFEPGRQVAPVDSHGGEVAKGVEESSVRIGEMGCVASRTIDKEERVQTFKERRLMKQLLVHRGEFSGALLAYSRALKIRTT; encoded by the exons ATGTCTGGGCGTGGAAAGGGAGGCAAGGGGCTTGGAAAGGGAGGAGCCAAGCGTCACCGTAAGGTCCTCCGGGATAACATTCAGGGGATCACCAAAACCTTCTCAAGGTTTGAACCTGGGAGGCAGGTTGCCCCCGTAGATTCACATGGGGGTGAAGTCGCCAAAG GGGTAGAAGAATCTTCAGTGAGAATCGGAGAAATGGGGTGTGTTGCTTCGAGGACGATTGATAAGGAGGAGAGGGTGCAGACCTTCAAGGAGAGGAGGCTGATGAAGCAGCTTTTGGTCCACAGGGGTGAATTCTCGGGTGCTTTATTGGCCTACTCGAGAGCACTTAAAATAAGAACAACATga
- the LOC116196615 gene encoding uncharacterized protein LOC116196615 isoform X1, with protein MSGRGKGGKGLGKGGAKRHRKVLRDNIQGITKTFSRFEPGRQVAPVDSHGGEVAKGTVVQVRGLGFQTIKRVEESSVRIGEMGCVASRTIDKEERVQTFKERRLMKQLLVHRGEFSGALLAYSRALKIRTT; from the exons ATGTCTGGGCGTGGAAAGGGAGGCAAGGGGCTTGGAAAGGGAGGAGCCAAGCGTCACCGTAAGGTCCTCCGGGATAACATTCAGGGGATCACCAAAACCTTCTCAAGGTTTGAACCTGGGAGGCAGGTTGCCCCCGTAGATTCACATGGGGGTGAAGTCGCCAAAGGTACTGTGGTCCAGGTACGGGGTCTGGGATTTCAAACAATAAAAA GGGTAGAAGAATCTTCAGTGAGAATCGGAGAAATGGGGTGTGTTGCTTCGAGGACGATTGATAAGGAGGAGAGGGTGCAGACCTTCAAGGAGAGGAGGCTGATGAAGCAGCTTTTGGTCCACAGGGGTGAATTCTCGGGTGCTTTATTGGCCTACTCGAGAGCACTTAAAATAAGAACAACATga